CCATGGGCAGAAATAATCCAAGGAGTGGGGGCTATTCCTATCAAATACCTTGTTAACTATTCCGTAACTAGAAGCCACAAGTACTAGAGTCCCTTCCCTTTTCCAATTGCTTATTATGCTCCAGTATACCTCGGCAATCTTTGGAATTCATCGATTACTGCAGTACCTCCCTTAGACAGAGTTGATTTTACCTCCTTCATAACGTCGTCTATTTTCATTATATTATCGTTAAGGTCTATTGCGTTGTTAGAGTCAGCTATTAATGCGTAAAAGTCCATTTTTAGGTTGTTTTTTATAAGCGTTGTCTTTCCGGTTTTTCTCCTTCCGTAAACTAAAGTCCAACTGTTAATGTTCCTTATTTTCTCTTCTTCTCGTCTTCTAAGATATAGTCTCATAGGACTAGTCTATAAGGTTTAAGAATTTAATTGAGGATTTTTCTACTAACGGTGCTAAGTGAGTACTCACAAATACAAGACTCAGTATAATTTTGTTTATATACATACTTCCAGAGCTTTGACGCTCTTTTTAGAACTTTAAGACCTGTTAAGCCCTTTCCTCGGTGAAAAAACGTAAGCCTTTACTTTTTACTGTTTAATTCTATTATAAATAGAGGTTTTTATAGCTATATTACCGTTTAATGTCCTAAATCTGAACCAAGACTCTTTTGGTAGCTCTCCATCTTGGAATTATAGTTTGTAGAAGTAAGTAAAATAGCTCGGGAACCCGTTTCTCAAAATAATGTTGAACTTTTCTCCTAATACGTTGTAAAGCTTAAGGGAAAGGCTTTTCGGCTTTAATTATAGCGATAAACTTCCTCCTATCCATTCTCTTATCTTCACTTGGATTAAATACTATAGCCTGTGATACATTAAGGCTCTTAAGTGTGTTCCTAACTTCATCTAAGGTATCAAATGCTCCTATAAACTGGCCTTTAGCTATAACTACGTATTTATTCCAATATTTAGATAAAATCTCTTTCTTCATATTCTCAAAGACACGATTATTAATTTCCCTTTCGTCGTCGTCTCTAGCTTTGTTTAGCCATAAATCTATAGCCTGCTCTATTGCTTCTGACAGAGTTAATCCTCTCCTTATTGCCTCAGCCTTAAATTCCCTCAGTTTCTCCTCATTAATCCTCTTTATGACTAAAGTCACCTATTTCACCTAGTTTATCTAGGTAATATAGGTTAAAAGCTAATGTGTATATATTTCGTAACCAAACTTTTTTAGATATGTTAAGGCAATCAAACAAGTATGCACTTCAGTAAATTTCTCGTAATACTATATAGTTTATTGTTCTTTCTTGTCATCTTTTCTTCTTTATTTCGTGAAAAATTTTAACTAATTTTTCTCATTCACTGAAATCTTTTCATATAATGATCGCGATAAGTATATATAATTAGTTTAAAAACAATTAATGTGAAGCTAAGTATAAAATTCTGCAATTAGGGTGAAGTCATTGTTAAGATCCGTAATTCTGATTGTTGCATTAGCAATAATAATCCTTGACGGGCTCATTAATTTCATTCCCTTAGCTTATTACTATTTTATCCTATGTCCTTCATACCCTCTTTATAAGATTAATAAAGGGGCTTATTTTACTTATGACATCTCCTGGGCATGTATTGAATTGACATGGAGGACAGGAGAAAACATTACTAAAACTTTAGAGATTTGTACTAGAGGTAAAGGAATCATAGTAAATATTACGGACGTGGGTAATTGTGAGTACAATATTACATTGTGCGGAAGACTATTTACGTGTCTCGTGACTGACCACTGTAAACGTAATGCAGTAGCAAATTATTATATACTGAATTCACAATTTACACTCCCCTCACCATCTCCTATAATTAAAATGCTCTTCATCAACTCAAGTTGTACTAAGATTACGCTAGGTAATTATACACTACAGTTATCAGGTAATTTACCTAGATCGTGTTCAATATTTCCTTCAATTATTACCAAACAGCTCTCATATCGTACTAACTCTGTTACAGTTAAATATTTAGTACTTGCAAGTTGCCAAAAGACACTTGACTGTTTATACATTTCGTGTAACTCAAATTTCCTTGTATATGAATACGTTAATTCGATACTCTGTTTCTTTAGCCACGTAACACCTTACAAGGCATTAAGTAATGCTACAATTAGCTCTGTTAGCCTAATGTTATTTTTAGAACATAGTGACGTAAAGCCTTACGATATTTTATGCGTCTCTTCTTCCGCATTTATACCGCTCATGATAAGTGCCGTGCTAATAATAATATACATAAAAACCTCCCCTGACTTGTTCCATCGCTTCTCTCGTAGATTTTAGTTTTATGATTGAAAACTCATGACATAGTTATAAGAACTCTAAGTATAGTAAGTAATACTATCTTACTCAGTCAGTATCGTGCAAAATTCTAATAATGAACAACACTATAAGACAGATACTCAATTTTTACCAAGATGCAAAACTTACTTTTAATTATGAAATTTAATAAAAACTCTGCTTAGTATCTAAACAAAGTAGGGATTTAAGTTTTATTGAATTTTCATTAATTTACATAATCCTCAGCCCTTGGGCATATCTTGGAAGTTTTCAAGCATGAAATTTCGTAAATATTAAATGTTGTACCACAAAATTATATTGAATGATATCAGTAAAATCGATTATTGCTGAAGGGAAAAGATACTTCTGCCTAAAGGAGTACTATAATGCTTACTATACTTTCAATTCAGCAATAAACTTATTCCCCGGAAGTGAGGAGTCGTCAACTCCGGAAGGAAAGTATGTTTATGCCGACGCATTACGTTGGAAGGCTATTACTGAGATAAAACTAGGAATGTTAGATGACGCGATTTACACTTTCAATAGCCTATTGCAGAAATTAGGTAAAAATACTCCTGAAGTAATTTATTACCTATCATTAGCTAGATATTACTATTCCTTCTTCCTCATTGACAAGAGAGAGCTGACGCTAAGGTCAGCTCTAGGTGACTTAAGGGCTATTTTGCCCTCTGTGCAGGTAGATAAGGACAAGTTTTTAGCACTAATGGCTTTAATTTATGCAGAATTAGACGATCTTGGTAACGCTTCAAACCTACTTACTGGGAATAGCGTAGTTTTGAACATTGCAAGGGCACATGTATATAGGAAGAAGTGGTGGTTAACTAAAGCTGAATTGGAAATAGACCAAATTCTGCAATATGAACCAGATAACGTTGACGCACTACTAGAAAAGTCCTTAATTTTACGTCAAGATAGGAAATATGCAGAGGCATTAGCGGTTTTAGACAACATACTTAATAACGTTGAGCCTACTAACATATTAGCTGTTCTCTTCAAGGCAGAAGTTCTAGAGACTGTAGGAAGGATAAAAGAGGCGTTCTCCCTCTATACAAGGATAGATAGGACGCTTTACAGTCCATTAGTTAAGTCAAAACTTAGCAAACTGGCTCCTTCATCGCAAACATCACCTACAGTGCCTCAAAGTTCTCCGCAAGTGTTTCCCCAGACTCACTCAAAGCTTTTAGTTCCTGCAAGGTTAAAGGCGTGGGATCCTAAGGTTTGGATTGGAAAGAGGTTCTCGATATACGAAGTTAAGGAAGTTTTAGGGGAAGGCGGTAACGGTTATGTAATAAGGGCTGAAACTCCTTCAGGGATAGAGGTTGCAATAAAAGTTCTGAAGATCTATTCCGGAGTCCCCGAGGAATACTTTGATAACCTAATGAACGAGGCAAGTAACCTTTCTTCTCTCTCAAAAAGGCCTAATGTAGTTGAAATATATGCCGTAAATGTGGATAAACTAGTTTTAAGCGAAATAATGTCAGGTAACCTATCATTTTACGAGAGAGACCCTCCTAGAATTGTAATGGAATTCATGAAAGGAGGAACGCTTGGAGATTTGCTTCAGGACGACGTA
This genomic interval from Acidianus sp. HS-5 contains the following:
- a CDS encoding ribbon-helix-helix protein, CopG family; its protein translation is MTLVIKRINEEKLREFKAEAIRRGLTLSEAIEQAIDLWLNKARDDDEREINNRVFENMKKEILSKYWNKYVVIAKGQFIGAFDTLDEVRNTLKSLNVSQAIVFNPSEDKRMDRRKFIAIIKAEKPFP
- a CDS encoding AAA family ATPase, whose protein sequence is MRLYLRRREEEKIRNINSWTLVYGRRKTGKTTLIKNNLKMDFYALIADSNNAIDLNDNIMKIDDVMKEVKSTLSKGGTAVIDEFQRLPRYTGA
- a CDS encoding serine/threonine-protein kinase; this translates as MISVKSIIAEGKRYFCLKEYYNAYYTFNSAINLFPGSEESSTPEGKYVYADALRWKAITEIKLGMLDDAIYTFNSLLQKLGKNTPEVIYYLSLARYYYSFFLIDKRELTLRSALGDLRAILPSVQVDKDKFLALMALIYAELDDLGNASNLLTGNSVVLNIARAHVYRKKWWLTKAELEIDQILQYEPDNVDALLEKSLILRQDRKYAEALAVLDNILNNVEPTNILAVLFKAEVLETVGRIKEAFSLYTRIDRTLYSPLVKSKLSKLAPSSQTSPTVPQSSPQVFPQTHSKLLVPARLKAWDPKVWIGKRFSIYEVKEVLGEGGNGYVIRAETPSGIEVAIKVLKIYSGVPEEYFDNLMNEASNLSSLSKRPNVVEIYAVNVDKLVLSEIMSGNLSFYERDPPRIVMEFMKGGTLGDLLQDDVFFYSSKWEHTVYRAISTVAEALDYMHISGFVHMDVKPQNIFLSKKPNDPDDLQRVNFKLGDLGSAMRIGSKITQLTVEYAPPEVYLDTAKPYIDTFSLGITMYVLLTRKIDRPDLQEMNDAFSCFQKGDMNCVKEKVKVAQAKLKLWDPNVPSEVKQLMSAMINSNPLKRPASIEVSKYLKKVMHSS